GCCCGGCAGCGAAAGGTCGTCGACGCCTTCCTCGCCGCCACCCGCGCCGGCGACTTCGAGCGGCTGCTGACCCTGCTCGATCCCGCGATCGTCCTGCGAGTCGACCCCGGCTCGCGGCCCTGGGTCGGCCCCACGGTGCTCGCCGGTGCCACCGACGTCGCCGGCCACATCTCCACCCACGCCATCCGGTTCGCCCGTCTGTGCAGCACCGCCCTGGTCAACGGCGCGGCCGGTGTGCTCGCCGCGTCGGCGGACGGCGTCCTCGCCGTCGCGGGCGTCACGGTCAGCGGCGGGCGCATCATCGAGATCGACCTCCTGCTGGACCCCGAGCGACTCGCCGCGCTGCACATCGCGACCGGTTCCTGAGCCCCGAAGACCCGAGTTCGGCGCCCCGGTCGGCTTGCGTGCCCGACAATGAGAGCGTGCTGACTGCGTTGCGCCGAGGCGAGGCGAAGGTCCAGATGTCGGACGTCTCCCTGGAGGGAGACGATCTCGCGGGCGCGGTGGGTGCCGTCGCGCAGCGGTTGCGCGGCCTGCGGCGGGTAGCCGTGGTGGCCACCCCGACGATGGAGACGGTCGTCGCGATCGCCGGCGCCGTCGAGGCCGGGGTCACCGTGGTCACGATCAACCCGCAGTCCGGCGAGACCGAACGGGCGTACGTCCTGCAGGACAGCGCCCCCGACCTGATCCTCGACCAGGTCGACCTCACCGCCCGCGCCGCGCTGCCGGCGGAGCCCGAACCGGCGGCCGGCGCGGCGGGAGCGGCGGACCTGCCGGGCGGGCAGGGCGGGCCGGGTGGGCGGGGCGGGGACGAGTCACCCGCCCTGATCATCTACACCTCGGGGACCACCGGGCCCCCGAAGGGCGCGGTCATCCCGCGCCGCGCCATCGCGGCGAACATCGACGCGCTGGCGCAGGCCTGGGCCTGGACACCCGAGGACGTCCTCGGGCACGCCCTGCCGCTGTTCCACGTGCACGGGCTCGTGCTCGGGACGCTCGGCCCGCTGCGCCTAGGGTCCGCGCTGCACCACACCGGGCGGTTCGCGCCCACCCCGGGCGGGACGCTGTACTTCGCGGTGCCGACCATGTGGTCGCGGGTGCCGGAGCCGGCTGCCTTCGCGTCCGCCCGGCTGCTCGTCTCCGGCTCGGCGGCGCTGCCCGTGCCCGTGTTCGAGCGGCTCGTCGCGCTGGCCGGGCAGCGGGTGGCGGAACGCTACGGGCTGACCGAGACCCTCATCAACACCGC
The Parafrankia irregularis genome window above contains:
- a CDS encoding acyl-CoA synthetase; the encoded protein is MPDNESVLTALRRGEAKVQMSDVSLEGDDLAGAVGAVAQRLRGLRRVAVVATPTMETVVAIAGAVEAGVTVVTINPQSGETERAYVLQDSAPDLILDQVDLTARAALPAEPEPAAGAAGAADLPGGQGGPGGRGGDESPALIIYTSGTTGPPKGAVIPRRAIAANIDALAQAWAWTPEDVLGHALPLFHVHGLVLGTLGPLRLGSALHHTGRFAPTPGGTLYFAVPTMWSRVPEPAAFASARLLVSGSAALPVPVFERLVALAGQRVAERYGLTETLINTAARADGERRPGLVGAPLPGVDVRVTGTDEFGPVEVRGPNVFSGYLGNPAATAAALTPDGWFATGDLGLFEPDGQLRIVGRQSTDLIKSGGYKIGAGEIENALLAHPAVAETAVIGVPDDDLGQRIVAFVVPHETVDAAVLVDHVATALAPHKRPREVRFVTSLPRNPLGKVQKKLLT